A window of the Lactuca sativa cultivar Salinas chromosome 5, Lsat_Salinas_v11, whole genome shotgun sequence genome harbors these coding sequences:
- the LOC111888508 gene encoding uncharacterized protein LOC111888508 codes for MALRHLIIMLPLLFASCSGGADARKGYLCPGGGNGGKGCPCPGGCPCPAAADGGKECPCPGGGDGGKGCHCPDGCPCPGAADSEKGCPCSGGADGGKGCHCPDGCSCPAAVDGGKECRCPGGGDGGKGCHCPDGCSCPAATDGGKECICPGGGDGGKGCHCPDGCPCPAATDSGKECPCPGGADGGKGCHCPDGCSCPAATDGGKECICPGGGDGGKGCHCPDGCSCPAATDGGKECPCSGGADGGKGCPCAGGADGGIGCPCAGGADGGKGCPCAGDAGGGKGCPCAGGADGGKGCPCAGDAAGGKGCPCAGGADNVKGCPCAGGPDGAKGCPCAGGADGGKGCPCAGGADGGKGCPCAGGAEGGKGCPCAGGAEGRKGCPCAGGADGGKGCPCAGGVCCGKGCPCAGGAEGGKGCPCADGSEGGKGCPCAGGADNGKGCPCAGGADGGKDSKQDVTEKGNIKT; via the coding sequence ATGGCACTCAGACACCTAATCATCATGCTCCCTTTGTTATTTGCATCTTGTTCGGGTGGTGCCGATGCCAGGAAAGGTTACCTTTGTCCGGGTGGTGGCAACGGTGGGAAAGGGTGCCCTTGTCCGGGTGGGTGTCCTTGTCCAGCTGCTGCCGATGGTGGGAAAGAATGCCCTTGTCCGGGTGGTGGTGACGGCGGGAAAGGGTGCCATTGTCCGGATGGGTGTCCTTGTCCGGGTGCTGCCGACAGTGAGAAAGGCTGCCCTTGTTCGGGTGGTGCTGACGGTGGGAAAGGGTGCCATTGTCCGGATGGGTGTTCTTGTCCGGCTGCTGTCGACGGTGGTAAAGAATGTCGTTGTCCGGGTGGTGGCGACGGTGGGAAAGGGTGCCATTGTCCGGATGGGTGTTCTTGTCCGGCTGCTACCGATGGAGGGAAAGAATGCATTTGTCCGGGTGGTGGTGACGGAGGGAAAGGGTGCCATTGTCCAGATGGGTGTCCTTGTCCGGCTGCTACAGACAGTGGTAAAGAGTGCCCTTGTCCGGGTGGTGCCGACGGTGGGAAAGGGTGCCATTGTCCGGATGGGTGTTCTTGTCCGGCTGCTACCGATGGTGGGAAAGAATGCATTTGTCCGGGTGGTGGTGACGGAGGGAAAGGGTGCCATTGTCCGGATGGGTGTTCTTGTCCGGCTGCTACAGACGGTGGTAAAGAGTGCCCTTGTTCGGGTGGTGCCGACGGTGGGAAAGGTTGCCCTTGTGCGGGTGGTGCCGACGGGGGGATAGGGTGCCCTTGTGCGGGAGGTGCCGACGGCGGGAAAGGATGCCCTTGTGCGGGTGATGCCGGCGGTGGAAAAGGGTGCCCTTGTGCGGGTGGTGCCGACGGAGGGAAAGGGTGCCCTTGTGCGGGTGATGCCGCTGGCGGGAAAGGGTGCCCTTGTGCGGGTGGTGCCGACAACGTGAAAGGGTGCCCTTGTGCGGGAGGTCCCGACGGTGCGAAAGGGTGTCCTTGTGCGGGTGGTGCCGACGGCGGAAAAGGATGCCCTTGTGCGGGTGGTGCCGACGGCGGGAAAGGATGCCCTTGTGCGGGTGGTGCTGAAGGCGGGAAAGGCTGCCCTTGTGCTGGTGGTGCTGAAGGCAGGAAAGGTTGCCCTTGTGCGGGTGGTGCCGATGGCGGGAAAGGTTGCCCTTGTGCGGGTGGTGTCTGTTGCGGGAAAGGTTGCCCTTGTGCGGGTGGTGCCGAAGGAGGGAAAGGATGCCCTTGTGCGGATGGTTCCGAAGGCGGGAAAGGTTGCCCTTGTGCAGGTGGTGCCGACAACGGGAAAGGCTGCCCTTGTGCGGGTGGTGCCGACGGCGGGAAAGACAGCAAACAGGATGTTACAGAAAAAGGGAACATCAAAACTTGA